From the genome of Vicia villosa cultivar HV-30 ecotype Madison, WI linkage group LG2, Vvil1.0, whole genome shotgun sequence, one region includes:
- the LOC131645757 gene encoding uncharacterized protein LOC131645757 — MSSPNAPNPTINTTTSDPLSTASHLTHRELLCRRLRNIKRLTKHYRRQYWDLIEQVKIKHRQYVIETGLSPFQDEPDVVIDNYTNICVFHGCMSNPMPCTSFCFQHILSDPKQVLYKPCTFVIARSGDGPVTCKKPMVRSTTPSYCTVHMKKAAMRGKDVKQWLRRIVIKRKAKLRLTRNIKLKLRRLLVST, encoded by the exons ATGTCTTCTCCCAATGCTCCAAATCCAACCATCAACACAACAACCTCTGACCCACTCTCCACTGCCTCTCATCTCACCCATCGTGAACTTCTCTGTCGTCGTCTTCGCAACATCAAACGTCTTACCAAACACTACAGACGTCAGTATTGGGATCTCATCGAACAAGTCAAGATCAAACATAGACAATATGTTATTGAGACTGGTCTTAGCCCTTTCCAGGATGAACCTGATGTTGTTATTGACAATTACACTAACATCTGTGTTTTTCATGGTTGTATGTCCAACCCTATGCCTTGCACTTCATTTTGCTTTCAGCATATTCTCTCTGATCCAAAACAAGTTCTTTATAAGCCTTGCACTTTCGTCATCGCAAG GTCAGGTGATGGACCTGTAACATGCAAGAAACCGATGGTGAGATCCACCACTCCGTCATACTGCACTGTCCACATGAAAAAGGCGGCAATGAGGGGAAAGGATGTAAAACAGTGGTTAAGAAGGATAGTGATAAAGAGGAAAGCAAAACTGAGGCTGACAAGGAACATCAAACTGAAGCTAAGAAGATTACTTGTTTCAACTTGA